One window from the genome of Eucalyptus grandis isolate ANBG69807.140 chromosome 7, ASM1654582v1, whole genome shotgun sequence encodes:
- the LOC104454921 gene encoding phospholipase D delta: MEDSHPAQRSVGNEDEIPGNADTEPGKLNGLNVTTGPIFLHGELDMYIVEAKSLPNMDLASERIRQCCSMIGPPCVPALHGQRPVPARSSGKNSMITSDPYVSVCLAGATVAQTRVIQNCENPLWDERFCVPVAHPVVKVEFHVKDNDVFGAELIGVVEIPVAKIVSSDMINDWFPIISNFGSPLKPYPELHISIQFRPVSDNPLYKDGIGVGPNYVGVPNTYFPLRKGGDVTLYQDAHVPMGKLPQILLDDGKIYEQGRCWEDICHAILEAHHLIYIIGWSIYHPVRLVREPTRELPNGGELSLGELLKYKSEEGVRVVVLVWDDKTSHDKFLLKTDGVMQTHDEETKKFFRHSGVRCVLAPRYASTKLSIFKQQVVGTLYTHHQKCVVLDTQASGNNRKITAFIGGLDLCDGRYDTPEHRLYSDLDTVFKNDIHNPTFMSTVNVPREPWHDLHCKVEGQAAYDILKNFEQRWKKVAKWREFKLKNVRHWHENALLRLDRISWILCPSTSPDGDKKVQVRDEDDPENWHVQIFRSIDSGSVKGFPKSVEEAAKQNLICGKNLKVDKSIHTAYVKAIRSAQHFIYIENQYFLGSSYHWPSYKNAGANNLVPMELALKIASKISENERFCVYIVIPMWPEGVPTSAAVQEILFWQGQTMMMMYKIIAQALEKAGLSHKYHPSDYLNFYCLGKREPLSSTQSSSQAMNQQSENNALASVQKFRRFMIYVHAKGMIVDDEYVIMGSANINQRSLDGSRDTEIAMGAYQPHHTWAWKKRHPHGQVYGYRMSLWAEHLGDLEDSFREPQSTECVKRVNKIAERNWKAYVDEDQHNPKEMRGHLMQYPILVSRDGKVGPLADFETFPDVGGKILGSPTTLPDALTT, from the exons ATGGAAGATTCGCACCCGGCGCAAAGAAGCGTGGGCAACGAGGATGAAATCCCAGGGAACGCAGACACTGAACCGGGAAAACTCAATGGGCTTAACGTCACAACAGGGCCAATCTTCTTGCACGGCGAATTGGACATGTACATAGTGGAGGCCAAATCCCTCCCAAACATGGACCTGGCCTCGGAGAGAATAAGGCAGTGCTGCTCCATGATCGGGCCACCCTGCGTGCCTGCGTTACACGGGCAGCGGCCCGTCCCTGCCCGCTCCTCAGGGAAGAACTCAATGATCACGAGTGACCCCTACGTATCCGTCTGCCTGGCGGGAGCCACGGTTGCCCAGACCCGGGTGATCCAGAACTGCGAGAACCCCCTGTGGGACGAGCGGTTTTGCGTTCCCGTGGCGCATCCGGTTGTGAAAGTGGAGTTTCATGTGAAGGACAATGATGTGTTTGGGGCTGAGCTCATCGGGGTCGTGGAGATACCAGTGGCCAAGATCGTATCCAGCGACATGATTAATGACTGGTTCCCGATAATCAGCAACTTCGGGAGCCCTCTCAAGCCCTACCCGGAACTTCACATCTCAATCCAATTCAGGCCAGTCAGTGACAATCCCTTATACAAAGATGGTATTGGGGTTGGGCCAAACTATGTTGGTGTCCCAAACACATATTTTCCACTTAGGAAAGGTGGGGATGTGACACTGTACCAAGATGCTCATGTCCCAATGGGCAAGCTGCCTCAGATTTTGCTTGATGATGGGAAGATTTATGAGCAAGGCAGGTGCTGGGAGGACATATGCCATGCCATTTTGGAGGCCCACCACTTGATCTACATCATTGGTTGGTCCATTTATCATCCTGTGAGGCTTGTGAGAGAGCCCACAAGGGAATTGCCGAATGGAGGAGAGCTCTCTTTAGGGGAGCTCCTAAAGTACAAGTCCGAGGAAGGTGTCCGAGTGGTCGTGCTTGTTTGGGACGACAAGACTTCACACGACAAGTtcctcttgaagacg GATGGCGTGATGCAAACTCATGATGAAGAGACGAAGAAGTTTTTCCGACACTCTGGCGTCCGCTGTGTGCTTGCTCCTCGTTATGCAAGCACCAAACTCAGCATTTTCAAGCAACAG GTGGTGGGGACCTTGTACACGCACCACCAAAAGTGTGTGGTTCTCGACACTCAAGCCTCGGGAAACAACCGCAAAATAACAGCTTTCATTGGTGGGTTGGACCTATGTGATGGCCGATACGACACTCCCGAGCATAGACTCTATAGCGATCTTGACACTGTCTTTAAGAATGACATTCACAACCCAACATTCATG TCCACTGTCAATGTCCCAAGGGAACCGTGGCATGATCTACATTGCAAAGTTGAGGGACAAGCTGCGTATGACATATTGAAGAATTTCGAACAGAGATGGAAAAAGGTGGCGAAGTGGCGCGAGTTCAAGCTGAAAAACGTCAGGCATTGGCATGAGAATGCTCTCTTAAGGCTTGACAGGATTTCATGGATACTTTGTCCCTCGACAAGTCCCGATGGTGACAAAAAAGTACAAGTTAGGGACGAAGATGACCCGGAAAATTGGCACGTGCAG ATCTTCAGATCGATTGATTCGGGATCTGTAAAGGGATTCCCAAAGAGCGTTGAAGAGGCTGCAAAGCAA AATCTTATATGCGGAAAGAACTTGAAAGTTGACAAGAGCATTCACACGGCTTACGTGAAAGCGATTAGATCGGCGCAACACTTCATCTACATTGAAAACCAGTATTTTCTTGGCTCTTCCTACCATTGGCCATCATACAAAAATGCAG GTGCAAACAATCTAGTGCCGATGGAGCTGGCATTGAAGATCGCAAGTAAGATAAGTGAAAACGAGCGCTTCTGTGTGTATATAGTGATACCGATGTGGCCGGAGGGTGTCCCTACTAGTGCTGCAGTGCAGGAAATTCTCTTCTGGCAG GGACaaaccatgatgatgatgtacaAAATTATAGCCCAGGCTCTTGAAAAAGCCGGGTTGTCACACAAGTACCATCCGTCAGATTACTTGAACTTCTATTGCCTTGGCAAGCGGGAGCCCTTGTCCTCTACACAGTCTTCATCCCAAGCAATGAATCAACAATCCGAAAATAATGCCTTG GCTTCGGTTCAAAAGTTTCGCAGGTTCATGATATATGTGCATGCCAAAGGGATGATAGTAGATGATGAGTATGTGATCATGGGATCGGCAAATATCAACCAAAGATCTCTAGATGGCTCAAGAGACACCGAAATCGCTATGGGGGCCTATCAGCCGCATCACACTTGGGCTTGGAAAAAGAGGCATCCGCATGGCCAG GTTTATGGTTATAGGATGTCGCTTTGGGCGGAGCACTTGGGAGATTTAGAGGACAGCTTTAGGGAACCTCAAAGCACTGAATGCGTGAAGAGGGTGAACAAAATAGCCGAACGGAATTGGAAAGCTTATGTGGATGAGGACCAACATAATCCCAAGGAAATGAGAGGCCACCTGATGCAGTATCCCATCCTTGTGAGCAGAGACGGTAAAGTTGGTCCTTTGGCCGATTTTGAAACGTTTCCCGATGTGGGTGGCAAAATCCTTGGATCACCCACCACTCTTCCCGATGCTCTCACGACATGA
- the LOC104452624 gene encoding uncharacterized protein LOC104452624 — MPRPHSARVLQQIERCEGRTMQPIEILVASFRCAKLVRLEEINMSECSSMQSIVTHDAGEDIVSTNNRVELPNVRRLRLHELPNMTSFCDTSIQVSLPHLESLIMVGFLDPEKILYSEPSLKYSNLRSLMIRASKSARKSILKLDWILKLSNLESMSLGSSPSAEVVFDLEELKVIEDVEICSRLTKLTLEELPNLQCMWKHDVKLQGISIFRNLRDLFVYKTGLSFLFSVSVAKCFREIRVIRVWDCQNMKAVIVDEEGRNEGTYDIIEFPLLEHLSIRQCPMEKFFLYPHGKKEPVTTTSNLQDAYFNSFFDRKVTFPNITKLQIGGLLCQEIWNNQIPTDSFQKLESLVLTKCDNLQSIATSYMWKRSQRHLEILKVISCRSIKIIYEGDGTDIESGKLRSLVLCDLENLRCIWQSDKFPNVPFPNLRVVEAVRCPRLEMLFPTFTTKFLGQIEQLIVDSCEDMELIAGHEKGEEATHTTITFSKLTVLMLVKLPKFRSSFLPEKYSLKFRAPRTSRPCKT, encoded by the exons ATGCCACGGCCCCATAGTGCTAGAGTGCTTCAACAAATTGAAAGATGTGAGGGTCGTACAATGCAACCAATTGAAATACTTGTGGCGTCTTTCAGATGTGCAAAACTTGTACGATTGGAAGAGATTAACATGTCTGAGTGCAGCTCAATGCAATCCATTGTCACACATGATGCAGGAGAAGATATAGTTTCTACCAATAACAGAGTTGAGTTGCCTAACGTACGTCGTCTGCGATTGCATGAGTTACCAAATATGACAAGCTTTTGTGATACTTCAATTCAg GTTTCATTGCCTCACTTGGAATCCCTCATAATGGTTGGATTCCTTGACCCAGAAAAGATACTCTACAGTGAACCTTCATTAAAATACAGCAATCTAAGATCGCTAATGATAAGAGCATCTAAATCCGCAAGGAAGAGTATTCTGAAATTAGATTGGATTTTGAAGTTGTCGAATTTGGAATCAATGTCACTTGGGAGCTCTCCATCAGCAGAAGTAGTTTTTGACCTGGAGGAGCTAAAAGTCATCGAAGATGTCGAGATTTGCTCTCGGCTAACGAAATTGACATTAGAGGAATTACCAAACCTGCAGTGCATGTGGAAACATGATGTAAAATTACAAGGAATATCGATATTTCGAAACCTGAGGGACCTCTTTGTCTATAAAACGGGGCTGTCATTTCTCTTTTCGGTGTCTGTGGCTAAATGTTTTAGAGAAATTAGAGTCATTAGAGTGTGGGACTGTCAAAATATGAAGGCAGTGATTgtggatgaagaaggaagaaacgaAGGGACATATGATATTATAGAGTTCCCACTACTGGAGCATCTATCTATACGGCAATGTCCAATGGAGAAATTCTTCCTATATCCTCATGGAAAGAAAGAGCCAGTAACCACTACTTCAAATTTGCAAGATGCTTACttcaattccttctttgatcGAAAG GTTACATTTCCTAACATAACAAAACTACAAATTGGTGGCCTTTTGTGCCAAGAGATATGGAACAATCAAATTCCCACCGATTCATTTCAGAAGTTGGAATCTCTTGTATTGACGAAGTGTGACAATCTCCAAAGTATTGCTACTTCTTATATGTGGAAGAGGTCGCAGCGCCATCTTGAGATCCTAAAAGTGATTTCATGTCGTTCGATCAAGATCATATATGAAGGTGATGGGACGGATATAGAGAGTGGTAAATTGAGGAGCCTAGTTTTGTGTGATCTTGAAAACTTGAGGTGCATTTGGCAGTCCGACAAGTTCCCAAACGTCCCATTCCCAAATTTGAGAGTCGTAGAGGCCGTGAGATGCCCCCGTTTGGAAATGCTTTTCCCTACCTTCACTACGAAATTTCTCGGGCAAATCGAACAGCTGATAGTGGATTCATGTGAAGATATGGAACTAATTGCTGGCCatgaaaaaggggaagaagcgACCCACACGACAATCACCTTCTCCAAATTAACTGTTCTAATGCTTGTCAAGTTGCCGAAATTCAGGAGCTCCTTCTTACCTGAGAAATACTCTCTGAAATTCCGTGCTCCGAGGACTTCCCGTCCTTGCAAAACTTGA
- the LOC104455002 gene encoding disease resistance protein SUMM2, whose protein sequence is MAEVVLCAASTVAGCLVAPVNRLCGYVISYDSHVRELKAKIAELGNARQNVQDSIKDAQNNVKPIKAHVNKWMEDVEKDTGEAHRVLDDDERAKKTCFYRWLPKVRYRLGREARRKAEDIQGLIDRKPFGEVYDDPPPGLVDGTSDVISSAGDQGDTIFDSRASILEDIRNALDHEKHKVVGVYGPGGVGKTTLLEEVEKKLRKEGRPFDMIVKSKVSQTPDLNDIQYQIADDLNLNLKDKQSQVGEEEIFCLKDDEAFELFEKTVGDKLKDDEEFESNSASSRQQARSNVHTWRTMLIKIEEPNVETIVKLSYDHLKSKDAKTLFLLCGLIGGTIQVETLLVLGMGLGLFEEFRRTMQASRDRLNTILDELRSACLLLDDGNDKNNVTIHELLDDDDYKNNVTIHDFYSEVVVSTSFWDQNSLMMNSNYGSWSKEKLEKCWAICLADVDKKRFDELMMCQFPDLKILMLSQPKGWRWMGEHEHEVGDCSRLLDFTYMKELRVLYFHSMHITSLPPSIGILGNLHSLYLDCCDVKDVAILGKLKALQILSFAQSTISQLPKEIGNS, encoded by the exons atggcGGAAGTCGTTCTGTGTGCGGCTTCCACAGTGGCAGGGTGCCTGGTGGCTCCGGTCAATCGCCTTTGCGGCTATGTGATATCCTACGACAGCCACGTTCGCGAACTTAAGGCCAAAATTGCGGAGTTGGGCAACGCGAGGCAAAACGTGCAGGATTCCATCAAGGATGCTCAAAACAACGTGAAGCCTATCAAAGCCCATGTCAATAAATGGATGGAAGATGTAGAGAAGGACACCGGGGAGGCGCACCGTGTTCTGGATGACGACGAAAGAGCTAAGAAAACTTGCTTCTACAGGTGGCTTCCCAAGGTGCGATATCGTCTCGGCAGGGAGGCGAGGAGGAAAGCCGAAGACATCCAGGGACTCATTGATCGGAAACCATTTGGGGAGGTCTACGACGATCCTCCTCCAGGGCTCGTTGATGGCACTTCTGACGTGATTTCCTCGGCTGGTGATCAAGGTGACACTATCTTCGATTCTCGAGCTTCCATCTTAGAGGACATAAGGAATGCTCTGGATCACGAGAAGCACAAGGTGGTTGGGGTCTACGGGCCTGGCGGCGTGGGGAAGACGACACTGTTGGAGGAAGTTGAGAAGAAACTCAGGAAAGAGGGGAGACCATTCGACATGATCGTCAAATCGAAAGTGTCGCAGACTCCGGACTTGAATGATATCCAATACCAAATCGCTGACGACTTGAATCTGAATCTGAAGGACAAGCAAAGCCAAGTCGGGGAAGAAGAGATCTTTT GTTTAAAGGATGATGAAGCTTTTGAGCTATTTGAAAAGACAGTTGGCGACAAGCTCAAAGACGACGAGGAATTTGAAAGTAATAGCGCATCAAGTCGTCAACAAGCTCGCAG CAACGTGCATACATGGAGAACCATGTTGATAAAAATAGAGGAGCCGAATGTGGAAACCATAGTGAAGTTGAGTTACGACCATTTGAAGAGCAAGGATGCCAAGACTTTATTCTTGCTCTGTGGTCTTATTGGCGGGACCATTCAAGTCGAAACTCTGCTGGTTCTAGGCATGGGTTTGGGCTTGTTTGAGGAATTCAGAAGGACGATGCAAGCTTCGAGGGATAGATTGAATACTATACTCGATGAACTCCGTTCCGCTTGTTTGTTGCTGGATGATGGTAATGACAAGAACAATGTGACCATACATGAGCTGCTGGATGATGATGACTACAAGAACAATGTGACCATACATGATTTTTACAGCGAGGTGGTTGTCTCAACTTCATTTTGGGATCAGAATTCTTTGATGATGAACAGCAATTATGGCTCGTGGTCAAAGGAAAAGCTTGAGAAATGTTGGGCTATATGCCTAGCTGATGTTGAcaaaaagagatttgatgaaCTAATGATGTGTCAGTTTCCTGACTTGAAGATACTGATGTTGTCTCAACCAAAAGGCTGGCGTTGGATGGGAGAACACGAACATGAAGTGGGAGATTGCTCGAGACTACTAGATTTCACATACATGAAGGAGCTCCGTGTCCTATATTTTCATTCCATGCATATCACCAGTTTACCTCCCTCGATTGGAATCCTCGGGAACCTCCACTCTTTATACTTAGACTGTTGCGATGTGAAGGATGTGGCAATTCTTGGCAAGCTCAAAGCATTGCAGATTCTCAGCTTCGCACAGTCCACCATTTCTCAGTTGCCTAAAGAAATCGGGAACTCATAA
- the LOC104452683 gene encoding LOW QUALITY PROTEIN: multiple organellar RNA editing factor 1, mitochondrial (The sequence of the model RefSeq protein was modified relative to this genomic sequence to represent the inferred CDS: inserted 1 base in 1 codon) yields NPLSLSLYLQQQPWRCAWSASGEPSPRRRRRPSAAPSPRSPAPAAPAPAPSPSRHATPPPAANALRPRSSSAAAAAAAASLLFSRSLAYNAGGYNDGDKIDPDTVLFEGCDFNHWLITVDFPKDPKPTPEEMVRTYEETCARGLNISLEEAKKRIYACSTTTYXGFQAVMTEAESEQFRDLPGVVFILPDSYIDPQNKEYGGDKYENGVITHRPPPVQYGRPGGRGRERNRNYEQPRYDQQGGQMPNRQGSPQYGYQGPMHRDAPQNHPPQQSYGPPGQGERRNPMPMGNMNYAPGGRDPYQGQRRDPVPSYQGNYNQQGHNNSYNQQQRDLPQGDRWSSAPPVQNDYRSDNRNYGPAPGGTYGQGSDGFQGQGTGSAQGQGMNPSYGQNYMGYGEGQRFTPPGQKNVQEDQCSTQQDQRSYRPEGQGGIEQRRY; encoded by the exons aaccctctctctctttctctctatcttCAACAGCAGCCATGGCGATGCGCTTGGTCCGCTtccggcgagccctcgccgcgccGCCGGCGCCGGCCCTCCGCCGCCCCCTCGCCGCGCTCCCCAGCCCCCGCCGCCCCCGCGCCGGCGCCGTCCCCGTCGCGGCATGCGACGCCGCCTCCCGCGGCAAACGCGCTGCGGCCTCGCTcctcgtcggcggcggcggcagcggcggcggcgtcgctGCTGTTCTCGCGGTCGCTGGCCTACAACGCCGGCGGCTACAACGACGGCGACAAGATCGATCCGGACACGGTGCTCTTCGAGGGGTGCGACTTCAACCACTGGCTCATCACCGTGGACTTCCCCAAGGACCCCAAGCCCACGCCCGAGGAGATGGTTCGCACCTACGAGGAGACTTGCGCCAGAGGGCTCAACATCAG tttggaagaagcaaaaaagagaatttatgCCTGTAGCACCACCACTT CAGGGTTTCAGGCCGTGATGACTGAAGCAGAGTCAGAGCAATTTAGAG ATCTACCTGGAGTTGTCTTTATATTACCTGATTCCTACATTGATCCCCAAAACAAGGAGTATGGAG GTGACAAATATGAAAATGGAGTAATCACGCATAGGCCACCACCAGTTCAGTATGGGAGGCCGGGAGGTAGAGGGCGTGAGCGCAATAGAAATTATGAGCAACCTAGATATGACCAGCAAGGAGGTCAAATGCCAAACAGACAAGGGAGCCCCCAATATGGTTATCAAGGACCTATGCATCGGGATGCTCCACAAAATCATCCTCCTCAGCAAAGTTATGGTCCCCCGGGGCAAGGTGAAAGAAGAAATCCCATGCCAATGGGCAATATGAATTATGCCCCTGGTGGAAGGGATCCGTATCAAGGGCAGAGGAGGGATCCAGTACCTTCATACCAGGGAAACTATAATCAACAGGGTCATAACAACAGTTACAATCAGCAGCAGAGAGACCTGCCACAAGGAGATAGATGGAGCTCTGCACCTCCAGTGCAGAATGATTATAGGAGCGACAATCGGAACTATGGACCTGCTCCTGGTGGAACATATGGGCAGGGTTCTGATGGATTTCAAGGGCAGGGTACTGGTAGTGCACAAGGCCAAGGAATGAATCCCAGTTATGGACAGAATTATATGGGATATGGCGAAGGTCAAAGGTTCACACCACCAGGGCAAAAGAATGTGCAGGAAGACCAGTGCAGCACGCAGCAAGACCAGAGGAGCTACAGACCAGAAGGACAAGGGGGAATTGAGCAA AGGAGATATTAG